Proteins found in one Corynebacterium sanguinis genomic segment:
- a CDS encoding PFL family protein, translated as MIEDYRLYIRTVTMGISLIGCARATMSATAEAVYDRVTERAARLVEVCEGIERELGIPIVNKRISVSPISLVAAELDGNPADIAASLDRAAAALGVNFVGGYSSLVEKGMTESDRRLIASIPEALATTSNVCGSVNVATSRAGINMDAVAQMGQVVKQAAELTAEESSIACAKLVVFANAVGDNPFMAGAFHGIEEPDTVVSVGVSGPGVVDHAIGSLEGASLNEVAEEIKKAAFKITRAGQLVGTLASKRLGVPFGIVDLSLAPTAEIGDSVAHILERMGLDQVGTHGTTAALALLNDAVKKGGMMACSRVGGLSGSFVPVSEDQGMIDAVRAGSISMDKLEAMTSICSVGFDMVAIPGDTSAELIAGMIADEAAIGVMNHKTTAARLIPVPGTVPGDEVNFGGLLGYAPVIPVSSVGNEAFIRRGGFIPAPVHGFRN; from the coding sequence ATGATCGAGGATTACCGACTCTACATCCGCACCGTGACCATGGGGATCTCCCTGATCGGGTGTGCACGCGCGACGATGTCCGCTACCGCCGAGGCAGTCTACGACCGTGTCACCGAGCGCGCGGCACGCCTGGTTGAGGTGTGCGAGGGCATCGAGCGTGAACTGGGTATACCGATCGTAAACAAGCGCATCTCGGTCTCCCCCATCTCGCTCGTGGCAGCGGAGCTCGATGGCAATCCCGCCGACATCGCCGCCTCACTTGACCGCGCCGCCGCCGCACTGGGCGTGAACTTCGTCGGAGGCTACTCCTCCCTCGTGGAGAAAGGCATGACGGAATCCGATCGCCGCCTTATCGCCTCGATACCGGAGGCCTTAGCTACGACGAGCAATGTGTGTGGATCGGTCAACGTGGCCACCTCGCGCGCGGGCATCAACATGGACGCTGTGGCCCAGATGGGTCAGGTGGTCAAACAGGCTGCGGAACTAACGGCCGAGGAATCCTCCATTGCCTGTGCCAAGCTCGTCGTCTTCGCCAACGCGGTGGGAGACAACCCCTTCATGGCGGGGGCCTTCCACGGTATCGAGGAGCCGGACACGGTGGTATCGGTGGGTGTTTCCGGGCCCGGTGTCGTCGACCATGCGATCGGCTCACTTGAGGGTGCCAGTCTCAACGAGGTGGCCGAGGAAATCAAGAAGGCGGCGTTCAAGATCACGCGCGCCGGACAGCTGGTGGGAACATTGGCCTCGAAACGTCTGGGTGTGCCCTTCGGCATCGTGGACCTCTCCCTCGCCCCCACCGCAGAGATTGGCGATTCCGTCGCCCACATCCTCGAGCGGATGGGTTTGGACCAGGTTGGAACCCACGGAACGACCGCTGCGCTCGCGCTGCTGAACGACGCCGTGAAGAAAGGTGGAATGATGGCCTGCTCGCGCGTCGGCGGTCTCTCCGGATCTTTCGTCCCTGTCTCGGAGGATCAGGGCATGATCGACGCGGTGCGGGCGGGCTCCATCTCGATGGACAAGCTCGAGGCGATGACGTCGATCTGCTCGGTCGGTTTCGACATGGTTGCCATCCCCGGTGACACATCCGCCGAACTTATTGCGGGAATGATCGCAGATGAAGCCGCAATCGGTGTGATGAACCATAAGACGACCGCTGCACGTCTTATCCCCGTCCCGGGAACGGTTCCCGGCGATGAAGTGAACTTCGGTGGTCTGCTGGGCTACGCCCCGGTGATTCCAGTGAGCAGCGTCGGCAACGAGGCATTTATCCGGCGCGGCGGCTTCATTCCAGCGCCCGTGCACGGTTTCCGAAACTAG
- a CDS encoding glutamine amidotransferase-related protein — MARILLVSLRTGELGPQVARAEFNDVLKATGLRERDLEMRVISDANTPIGSLDAVDGVVVGGSSLNVTAPEYDVWQEHVHRELSGILHCGLPVFFVCFGISWLVAELGGTVGHSAPEVSGPSVVTLAAPASTDPLLEDFPDTFTVLTGHTENPEILPDSLEVLAGGPTCPVQMVRYGDRVWATQFHAEMDAAAMRTRMDFFYDYGYFPLTEYDTIVAALPSVDATWSNEILRRFVEFCSHTG, encoded by the coding sequence ATGGCACGCATTCTCCTTGTTTCCTTGCGCACCGGTGAGCTCGGCCCCCAGGTCGCGCGCGCCGAATTTAACGACGTCCTCAAGGCAACCGGACTTCGCGAACGGGACCTGGAGATGCGGGTGATCAGTGATGCCAACACCCCGATCGGTTCTCTCGACGCTGTTGACGGAGTGGTTGTGGGTGGCAGCTCACTCAATGTCACCGCGCCTGAATACGACGTGTGGCAAGAACACGTCCACCGTGAGCTGTCGGGGATCCTCCACTGCGGCCTTCCCGTTTTCTTTGTCTGCTTCGGCATTAGCTGGCTCGTCGCCGAACTCGGCGGTACGGTCGGTCATTCCGCACCGGAAGTCTCGGGGCCGAGCGTCGTCACGCTTGCCGCTCCAGCCAGCACGGACCCGCTCCTTGAAGACTTCCCCGATACTTTCACGGTGTTGACCGGGCACACGGAGAACCCGGAGATCCTGCCGGACTCACTCGAGGTACTCGCTGGCGGCCCGACCTGCCCGGTGCAGATGGTTCGCTACGGCGATCGCGTCTGGGCCACGCAATTCCACGCGGAGATGGACGCTGCAGCGATGCGCACGCGGATGGACTTCTTCTACGACTACGGCTACTTCCCGCTAACGGAGTACGACACCATTGTCGCCGCATTGCCCAGCGTGGATGCTACGTGGTCAAACGAGATACTCCGGCGATTCGTTGAATTCTGCTCTCATACCGGGTAG
- a CDS encoding glutamine amidotransferase: MTQRPFLLLSTRPEDETAAEELNSFATAMGLPAAAIEQRRVEAAPLGEVRFEDYSGIILGGSPFNNTDLSKSQLQLRVEREIGTLVAAAVARDFPLMGACYGIGAIGTAIGARLGNRFAEDAGTVELLLNEAGAIDPILDGVPGTFTSIVGHKEAVETLPEGATVLVTGQHCPIQMFRVKSNIYATQFHPELTAEALELRLRVYADRAYFDPTELDSILTTAYAADFSSNNRVMENFARRYRRN, encoded by the coding sequence ATGACCCAGCGACCATTTCTGCTCCTGAGCACCCGGCCGGAGGATGAAACGGCTGCCGAGGAGCTGAACAGCTTTGCCACTGCAATGGGCCTTCCCGCAGCGGCCATCGAGCAACGCCGTGTTGAGGCTGCGCCGCTGGGTGAGGTTCGCTTCGAGGACTACTCGGGCATCATCCTCGGCGGAAGCCCATTCAACAACACCGACTTGAGCAAGTCCCAACTGCAGCTACGGGTCGAGCGTGAAATCGGCACACTTGTCGCAGCGGCTGTTGCCCGTGACTTTCCACTCATGGGTGCCTGCTACGGCATCGGAGCGATCGGCACAGCCATCGGAGCCCGACTCGGTAACAGGTTTGCCGAGGATGCGGGTACAGTCGAGCTCTTATTGAACGAGGCGGGGGCAATTGACCCGATTCTCGATGGTGTGCCGGGCACATTCACCAGCATCGTCGGCCATAAGGAGGCGGTTGAAACACTGCCGGAGGGAGCGACTGTGCTGGTGACGGGGCAACACTGCCCAATCCAGATGTTCCGGGTGAAAAGCAACATCTACGCCACACAGTTTCATCCGGAGCTTACGGCTGAGGCACTCGAACTCAGGCTGAGGGTGTATGCGGACCGCGCCTACTTCGATCCCACCGAGTTGGATTCGATCCTGACTACTGCCTACGCCGCGGATTTCAGCTCGAATAACCGCGTGATGGAAAATTTCGCGCGCCGCTATCGCCGGAACTAG
- a CDS encoding MerR family transcriptional regulator codes for MRISDVAHAAGCSVRAIRYLHTTGAVDEPKRTGANYRDYSLSDVAAILRARALVDAGVPVNQIKQPGAVGRALNLIEERIATLLSQRDRLIALSQTDVGVPADIRRDLRNIIEDGALLGQELDSLDLMALAGVATEATWEQLRRNIRDATCVTATHRCVELWRKLGETNPTHEEMETLIAELRRQLPSSLLNGIVDTLNSGNMALAPDDVDLTGAQSLALAALIGGVR; via the coding sequence ATGAGGATATCGGATGTCGCCCACGCAGCCGGGTGCTCGGTGCGGGCGATTCGCTACCTGCACACAACGGGTGCTGTGGATGAGCCGAAGCGTACGGGTGCGAACTACAGGGACTACTCCCTCTCGGATGTGGCAGCCATTCTGCGTGCTCGCGCTTTGGTGGATGCCGGGGTTCCGGTAAACCAGATAAAGCAACCGGGTGCCGTCGGGCGGGCGCTGAATTTGATCGAGGAACGCATCGCGACACTCTTATCGCAGCGGGATCGGTTGATTGCTTTGTCCCAGACAGATGTCGGAGTGCCTGCTGATATCCGTCGAGACCTCCGCAACATTATTGAGGATGGGGCTTTGCTTGGACAGGAGCTCGATTCGCTGGATCTCATGGCACTCGCCGGCGTTGCTACAGAGGCAACGTGGGAACAATTGCGACGCAACATCCGCGACGCGACGTGTGTCACGGCCACTCACCGCTGCGTCGAACTCTGGCGGAAGCTGGGAGAAACTAATCCCACCCATGAGGAAATGGAGACTCTGATCGCTGAGCTCAGGCGACAATTACCCTCATCACTCCTCAACGGCATCGTGGACACTCTGAATTCAGGCAATATGGCGCTCGCCCCCGACGACGTTGACCTGACAGGAGCGCAATCCCTCGCACTGGCAGCTCTGATTGGGGGAGTGAGGTGA
- a CDS encoding ACT domain-containing protein has product MHAIITTTGRDRVGIIAGVANAAAERGLNIVDVSQTLMDDFFTMIMRVALPEGEIDMGDLQAHLSANGERLGVVVRIQSEELFTAMNEV; this is encoded by the coding sequence ATGCACGCAATCATCACCACGACCGGACGGGACCGGGTCGGAATCATCGCCGGTGTCGCCAACGCCGCCGCGGAACGGGGCCTGAACATCGTCGACGTCTCCCAGACCCTGATGGATGACTTCTTCACCATGATCATGCGGGTTGCACTGCCCGAGGGCGAGATTGACATGGGGGATCTCCAGGCGCACCTTTCCGCCAACGGCGAGCGACTCGGTGTCGTGGTGCGCATTCAGTCAGAGGAACTATTCACCGCAATGAACGAGGTGTAG
- a CDS encoding DUF6676 family protein yields MIPADTDMESLRSQLLDDGIAFGTDNPVNPGLEAALHDALSNADTTAIDPVGVVVLETTPLQPADLRDVAQDLVLNTPFETVIIRTPHAASAVSEHLTRHQIETAQRAMVAEPDYPAGLRLFIDTAQSTSWNWALIALAVIIGLAVVAGISALQARVKA; encoded by the coding sequence ATGATTCCCGCGGACACGGATATGGAGTCGTTGCGCTCGCAGCTCCTCGACGACGGCATCGCCTTCGGCACCGACAATCCCGTCAACCCCGGGCTCGAGGCAGCGCTTCACGACGCCCTCAGCAACGCCGACACCACAGCCATCGACCCCGTCGGGGTGGTCGTGCTGGAAACGACTCCGCTGCAGCCGGCGGACCTGCGCGACGTCGCCCAGGACCTCGTGCTGAACACCCCTTTCGAGACGGTGATCATCCGCACCCCGCATGCTGCGTCCGCGGTCAGTGAGCACCTCACGCGCCACCAGATTGAGACGGCGCAGCGCGCCATGGTCGCGGAGCCGGACTACCCGGCGGGCCTGCGCCTCTTCATCGACACCGCGCAGTCGACCTCCTGGAACTGGGCCCTCATCGCGCTCGCGGTGATCATCGGCCTCGCTGTTGTGGCCGGCATTTCCGCCCTTCAGGCGCGGGTCAAGGCTTAA
- a CDS encoding ABC-F family ATP-binding cassette domain-containing protein, translating into MIVTQDLEVRVGARTLLSAPGQHLRVQPGDRIGLVGRNGAGKTTTMRILSGETEPYGGSVIRSGDIGYLPQDSKEGDIDQTARDRVLSARGLDEIRRGMDKQQELMERLEGTQRDKAIAKYSRLEERFQALGGYEADAEAAQICDNLGLPARILDQPLKTLSGGQRRRVELAQILFAANNGSGKSTTTLLLDEPTNHLDADSISWLRGFLSKHEGGLIMISHDVDLLDDVCNKVWFLDAVRAEADVYNMSFSKYKDARALDEARRRRERANAEKKASALQKQAAKLGAKATKASAAKQMLARAERMMGSLDDVRVADKVAAISFPEPAPCGKTPLYGKGLTKMYGSLEVFAGVDLAIDKGSRVVVLGTNGAGKTTLLKLLAGVERTDGEGGLVSGHGLKIGYFAQEHDTIDGERSVWENTIAACPDAGQQDLRGLLGAFMFSGDKLDQPAGTLSGGEKTRLALATLVSSRANVLLLDEPTNNLDPQSREQVLDALKTYTGAVVLVTHDPGAVRALEPERVIIMPEGDEDLWNDEYMEIVELA; encoded by the coding sequence GTGATTGTTACCCAAGACCTCGAAGTTCGCGTCGGCGCGCGCACCCTGCTCAGTGCCCCCGGCCAGCATCTGCGGGTCCAGCCGGGTGACCGCATCGGCCTGGTCGGGCGCAACGGCGCCGGCAAGACCACGACGATGCGCATTCTGTCGGGGGAGACCGAGCCGTACGGCGGTTCGGTGATCCGCTCCGGCGACATCGGTTACCTCCCGCAGGACTCCAAGGAGGGTGATATCGACCAGACGGCGCGCGACAGGGTGCTCTCGGCGCGCGGGCTCGACGAGATCCGCCGCGGGATGGACAAGCAGCAGGAGCTGATGGAACGCCTCGAGGGGACGCAGCGCGACAAGGCCATCGCCAAATACTCGCGCCTGGAGGAGCGATTCCAGGCGCTCGGCGGCTACGAGGCCGACGCGGAGGCGGCGCAGATCTGCGACAACCTAGGCCTGCCGGCGCGCATCCTCGACCAGCCGTTAAAAACCCTGTCGGGCGGGCAGCGCCGCCGCGTCGAGCTCGCCCAAATCCTGTTCGCCGCCAACAATGGCTCGGGTAAGTCGACCACGACGCTGCTTCTCGACGAGCCCACCAACCACCTCGACGCCGACTCCATTAGCTGGCTGCGCGGCTTTTTGTCCAAGCACGAGGGCGGGCTGATCATGATCTCGCACGACGTCGACCTGCTTGACGACGTCTGCAACAAGGTGTGGTTCCTCGACGCGGTGCGCGCCGAGGCCGACGTCTACAACATGAGCTTTTCCAAGTACAAGGACGCGCGGGCCCTTGACGAGGCGCGGCGGCGCCGCGAGCGCGCGAACGCCGAAAAGAAGGCCTCGGCGCTGCAGAAGCAGGCCGCGAAGCTGGGGGCGAAGGCCACGAAGGCGTCGGCCGCGAAGCAGATGCTGGCGCGCGCGGAACGGATGATGGGCTCGCTTGACGACGTCCGCGTCGCCGACAAGGTCGCCGCCATCAGCTTTCCGGAGCCCGCGCCGTGCGGCAAGACTCCGCTGTACGGCAAGGGCCTAACCAAGATGTACGGCTCGCTCGAGGTGTTCGCCGGGGTGGACCTGGCGATCGATAAGGGCTCGCGCGTGGTGGTGCTGGGCACCAACGGCGCGGGTAAGACGACTCTGCTCAAGTTGCTCGCTGGGGTGGAGCGCACGGACGGCGAGGGCGGTCTGGTGTCGGGCCACGGGCTGAAGATCGGCTACTTCGCGCAGGAGCACGACACGATCGACGGCGAGCGCTCGGTGTGGGAGAACACGATCGCGGCCTGCCCTGACGCGGGCCAGCAGGACCTTCGCGGCCTGCTCGGTGCGTTCATGTTCTCCGGCGACAAGCTCGACCAGCCGGCCGGGACGCTCTCGGGCGGCGAGAAGACCCGCCTCGCGCTGGCGACGCTCGTCTCCTCGCGCGCGAACGTGCTGCTTCTCGACGAGCCCACCAACAACCTCGACCCCCAGTCGCGCGAGCAGGTGCTGGACGCGCTGAAAACCTACACTGGCGCGGTGGTGCTGGTCACCCACGACCCGGGCGCGGTGCGGGCGCTGGAGCCGGAGCGGGTCATCATCATGCCCGAAGGTGACGAGGATTTATGGAATGACGAATACATGGAGATTGTTGAACTGGCCTGA
- the acnA gene encoding aconitate hydratase AcnA, whose product MAESKNSFNAKRTLEVGGKSYDYYALDAVDGMEKLPYSLKVLGENLLRTEDGKNVTADHINAIANWEPAAEPSIEIQFTPARVLMQDFTGVPCVVDLATMREAVSTLGGNPDQVNPLNPAEMVIDHSVIIEAFGTSDALDKNVEIEYQRNEERYQFLRWGAENFSNFRVVPPGTGIVHQVNIEYLSRVVFDNDGVAYPDTCIGTDSHTTMENGLGILGWGVGGIEAEAAMLGQPVSMLIPRVVGFKLTGEIPVGVTATDVVLTITEMLREHGVVQKFVEFYGNGVRQIPLANRATIGNMSPEFGSTCAIFPIDEETISYLELTGRDKETIERVEAYAKAQGMWLEQDAPEAEYSEYLELDLSTVVPSIAGPKRPQDRILLSESKQTFRNQLPDYNDAGNETFEPVRAETVETVSYNESWPGNGESAAEGAEGRASKPVIVESPQGGEYTVDHGMVAIAAITSCTNTSNPSVMVGAALLARKAAEKGLKAKPWVKTIMAPGSQVVDGYYNRADLWKDLEAVGFYLTGFGCASCIGNSGPLPNEVSDAINEYDLTATAVLSGNRNFEGRISPDVKMNYLASPLLVIAYSIAGTMDFDFESQPLGQDSEGNEVFLKDVWPSPEEIEKTISDTISREMYEADYADVFKGDAQWQGLDIPQGKTFAWNEDSTYIRKAPYFDGMPTEPEVVTDISGARVLAKLGDSVTTDHISPASSIKPGTPAANYLDSHGVEREDYNSFGSRRGNHEVMVRGTFANIRLRNQLVEEAGGYTRDFTQEGAPQAFIYDAAQNYAEAGIPLVVLAGKEYGTGSSRDWAAKGTNLLGVKAVITESFERIHRSNLIGMGVLPLQFPEGESHETLGLDGTETFDISGVTAFNEGDTIPETVHVTATKEGGETVEFDAKVRVDTPGEAEYYRHGGILQYVLRQMVKN is encoded by the coding sequence GTGGCTGAAAGCAAGAACTCCTTCAACGCCAAGCGCACGCTCGAGGTAGGCGGGAAGTCTTACGACTACTACGCACTCGACGCCGTCGACGGCATGGAGAAGCTTCCCTACTCCCTGAAGGTTCTCGGCGAGAACCTCCTGCGCACCGAGGATGGCAAGAACGTCACCGCGGACCACATCAACGCGATCGCGAACTGGGAGCCGGCCGCAGAGCCCTCCATCGAAATCCAGTTCACCCCGGCCCGCGTCCTTATGCAGGACTTCACCGGTGTGCCCTGTGTTGTCGACCTCGCCACCATGCGCGAGGCCGTTTCCACCCTCGGTGGCAACCCGGACCAGGTCAACCCGCTGAACCCGGCTGAGATGGTTATTGACCACTCCGTGATCATCGAGGCCTTCGGTACCTCCGACGCTCTGGATAAGAACGTCGAGATCGAGTACCAGCGCAACGAGGAGCGCTACCAGTTCCTCCGCTGGGGTGCGGAGAACTTCTCCAACTTCCGCGTCGTCCCGCCGGGAACCGGTATTGTCCACCAGGTCAACATCGAGTACCTCTCCCGCGTCGTCTTCGACAACGACGGCGTTGCGTACCCGGACACCTGCATCGGCACCGACTCCCACACCACCATGGAAAACGGCCTCGGCATCCTCGGCTGGGGCGTCGGCGGCATCGAGGCAGAGGCGGCCATGCTCGGCCAGCCCGTCTCCATGCTCATCCCGCGCGTCGTCGGCTTCAAGCTCACCGGTGAGATCCCGGTCGGCGTGACCGCAACCGACGTGGTGCTCACCATCACCGAGATGCTGCGCGAGCACGGTGTGGTTCAGAAGTTCGTCGAGTTCTACGGCAACGGCGTTCGCCAGATCCCGCTGGCCAACCGCGCCACCATCGGCAACATGTCGCCCGAGTTCGGTTCGACCTGTGCGATCTTCCCGATCGACGAGGAGACCATCAGCTACCTCGAGCTGACCGGCCGCGACAAGGAGACCATCGAGCGCGTCGAGGCGTACGCCAAGGCGCAGGGCATGTGGCTCGAGCAGGACGCTCCGGAGGCTGAGTACTCCGAGTACCTCGAGCTCGACCTCTCCACCGTCGTGCCGTCCATCGCCGGCCCGAAGCGCCCCCAGGACCGCATCCTGCTGTCCGAGTCGAAGCAGACCTTCCGCAACCAGCTTCCGGACTACAACGACGCCGGCAACGAGACGTTCGAGCCGGTCCGCGCCGAGACGGTTGAGACCGTCTCCTACAACGAGTCTTGGCCGGGCAACGGCGAGTCCGCTGCCGAGGGTGCTGAGGGCCGCGCTTCCAAGCCGGTCATCGTCGAGTCCCCGCAGGGCGGCGAGTACACCGTCGACCACGGCATGGTCGCCATCGCGGCAATTACCTCCTGCACCAACACCTCCAACCCGTCCGTCATGGTCGGCGCGGCGCTGCTGGCCCGCAAGGCTGCTGAGAAGGGCCTGAAGGCTAAGCCGTGGGTCAAGACCATCATGGCTCCGGGCTCCCAGGTCGTCGACGGTTACTACAACCGCGCGGACCTGTGGAAGGACCTCGAGGCCGTTGGCTTCTACCTCACCGGCTTCGGCTGCGCATCCTGCATCGGTAACTCCGGCCCGCTGCCGAACGAGGTCTCTGACGCCATCAACGAGTACGACCTCACCGCGACGGCTGTTCTCTCCGGCAACCGTAACTTCGAGGGCCGCATCTCCCCGGACGTGAAGATGAACTACCTCGCGTCCCCGCTGCTTGTTATCGCCTACTCGATTGCCGGCACCATGGACTTCGACTTCGAATCCCAGCCGCTCGGCCAGGACTCCGAGGGCAACGAGGTGTTCCTCAAGGACGTGTGGCCGTCGCCGGAGGAGATCGAGAAGACCATCTCCGACACCATCTCCCGCGAAATGTACGAGGCTGACTACGCCGACGTGTTCAAGGGTGACGCTCAGTGGCAGGGCCTGGACATCCCCCAGGGCAAGACCTTCGCGTGGAACGAGGACTCCACCTACATCCGCAAGGCACCGTACTTCGACGGCATGCCGACGGAGCCGGAGGTCGTGACCGACATCTCCGGTGCACGCGTTCTAGCGAAGCTGGGCGATTCGGTCACCACCGACCACATCTCCCCCGCTTCGTCGATCAAGCCGGGCACCCCGGCCGCGAACTACCTCGACTCCCACGGTGTCGAGCGCGAGGACTACAACTCCTTCGGTTCCCGCCGTGGCAACCACGAGGTCATGGTTCGCGGTACCTTCGCCAACATCCGCCTGCGCAACCAGCTGGTGGAAGAGGCCGGTGGATACACCCGTGACTTCACCCAGGAGGGTGCACCGCAGGCGTTCATCTACGACGCCGCCCAGAACTACGCTGAGGCTGGCATCCCGCTCGTCGTCCTGGCGGGCAAGGAGTACGGCACCGGCTCCTCGCGCGACTGGGCTGCAAAGGGCACCAACCTGCTCGGCGTCAAGGCCGTCATCACCGAGTCGTTTGAGCGTATTCACCGCTCGAACCTCATCGGCATGGGCGTTCTGCCGCTGCAGTTCCCGGAGGGCGAGTCCCACGAGACCCTGGGTCTCGACGGCACCGAGACCTTCGACATCTCCGGAGTGACCGCATTCAACGAGGGCGACACCATCCCGGAGACCGTCCACGTCACCGCCACCAAGGAAGGCGGCGAGACGGTCGAGTTCGACGCCAAGGTTCGCGTTGACACGCCTGGTGAGGCTGAGTACTACCGCCACGGCGGTATCCTGCAGTACGTGCTGCGCCAGATGGTGAAGAACTAA
- a CDS encoding IS256 family transposase yields MTTVARRNPEDSAKIKAIEEKLLANPEMAKLIDELGTSTTDANDLVRGLLQASINRGLNAEMDAHLGYQHGDRNSKEAAGQNNSRNGSYPKRVDSNYGPVDVAVPRDRDGSFLPTMVPKGSRRLTDVDDMIISLYAGGMTVRDIQHHMATAMGVDISHETISAITDAVLEEVMIWQNRQLDEFYPVVFLDALRIKVRDGGRVVNKSAYLAIGVDMEGIKHILGIWLAKEEGASFWAQVCANLATRGVHDVFIVCCDGLKGLPEAVEATWPDSMVQTCVVHLIRAANRWVAYGDRKAVSAELKKIYTAPTEQTALAALTEFEASELGEKYPQSVKVWRDAWDRFIPFLEFPPMARKVIYTTNSIESMNNELRKATRNRVQFTNDESAIKTVWLMICNIEDKRAAKRAKQGKRVAATSGRLIEGRRVTNWKQAINQMSVAYPDRFEPYL; encoded by the coding sequence ATGACTACCGTGGCACGACGAAACCCAGAGGACTCCGCAAAGATCAAAGCGATCGAGGAAAAGCTCCTCGCCAATCCTGAGATGGCGAAGCTGATCGACGAGCTCGGCACCTCCACCACGGATGCCAACGATCTCGTCCGGGGCCTGCTCCAGGCCTCGATCAACCGGGGCCTCAACGCCGAGATGGATGCCCACCTCGGCTACCAGCACGGCGACCGGAACAGCAAGGAAGCCGCTGGTCAGAACAATTCCCGTAACGGTTCCTACCCCAAGCGGGTCGATTCGAACTACGGACCGGTCGATGTCGCTGTTCCCCGGGACCGTGACGGATCCTTCCTGCCGACAATGGTGCCCAAAGGATCCCGCCGGCTGACCGACGTCGACGACATGATCATCAGTCTCTATGCCGGTGGCATGACCGTCCGAGACATCCAGCACCACATGGCCACCGCCATGGGCGTGGACATCTCCCATGAAACAATCTCCGCGATCACCGATGCGGTCCTCGAGGAGGTCATGATCTGGCAGAACCGCCAACTTGATGAGTTCTACCCCGTGGTCTTCCTCGATGCGTTACGGATCAAAGTCCGTGACGGGGGCCGGGTGGTCAACAAATCCGCGTACCTGGCTATCGGGGTGGACATGGAGGGGATCAAACACATCCTGGGTATCTGGCTGGCTAAAGAGGAAGGAGCCTCGTTCTGGGCGCAGGTGTGTGCCAACCTCGCTACCCGCGGAGTGCACGATGTGTTCATCGTGTGCTGTGACGGGCTCAAGGGTCTGCCGGAGGCTGTGGAAGCCACCTGGCCGGATTCGATGGTCCAGACCTGTGTCGTCCACCTGATCAGGGCAGCAAACCGGTGGGTGGCCTATGGAGATCGTAAGGCGGTGTCCGCCGAGTTGAAGAAGATCTACACCGCCCCCACCGAGCAAACCGCTCTGGCGGCGTTGACGGAGTTCGAGGCCTCCGAGCTGGGGGAAAAGTATCCGCAGTCAGTCAAGGTGTGGCGCGATGCGTGGGACCGGTTCATCCCGTTCCTTGAGTTCCCACCGATGGCTAGGAAGGTGATCTACACCACGAACTCGATTGAGTCGATGAACAACGAGCTGCGTAAAGCCACCCGGAATCGGGTGCAGTTCACCAACGATGAGTCTGCGATCAAAACCGTGTGGTTGATGATCTGCAACATTGAGGACAAACGGGCCGCCAAGCGTGCTAAGCAGGGCAAACGGGTCGCGGCGACCAGCGGCCGGCTGATCGAGGGCAGGCGGGTGACGAACTGGAAGCAGGCCATCAACCAGATGTCTGTGGCTTACCCTGACCGCTTCGAGCCCTACCTCTAA